One genomic segment of Rhizobium sp. 11515TR includes these proteins:
- a CDS encoding DUF4153 domain-containing protein: protein MSLSDTAPLPSNFTNKSHRKLLTFIALVALADLLLFDRQPGLNLFIFTNAVAVGLLSSSRKRPSIQKIAALVALGLVASIPLAEAASWMGIAISLLSLCLISLGISGLIPSQWTRLPLVLLRFLLDVPARPFRRASYRWLQRLQKPSPRGVRHHLRNWIMPLVFAAGFLALFAAANPLIDKTLRSIDLTFQLQLLSIWRIGFWLAVAAFLSLPLRPRLMRRRPRRRDVPDIATETEDALFSHGALLRSLLVFNALFAVQTLLDLTYLWGAASLPDDMTHAEYAHRGAYPLMLTAILAAIFVLAAMRRGGPGDRSLLLRGLVLLWIAQNILLCLSSILRLDLYVEVYSLTELRVAAGIWMGLVAVGLFLILLRILLDRSNEWLIALSSAMLVLTLYAAAFADIPAFIARFNVAHSREISGEGVVLDLDYLSTLGSAAIPALDTYLASLPADVDARRVREALRWQHIGRPRDWQSWTYRDARLDDYLKQTQLLQDQAETKKTNG, encoded by the coding sequence CCTCACATTCATTGCCCTTGTCGCCCTGGCAGACCTTCTCCTTTTCGACAGACAGCCCGGCCTCAATCTTTTTATCTTCACCAATGCCGTTGCCGTCGGTCTGCTCAGCTCCTCCCGAAAAAGACCATCCATTCAAAAAATCGCGGCGCTTGTCGCCCTCGGCCTTGTCGCGTCCATTCCGCTTGCCGAAGCCGCCTCCTGGATGGGCATCGCAATCAGCCTTCTCAGCCTTTGCTTGATATCGCTCGGCATCAGCGGATTGATCCCCTCGCAATGGACCCGCCTGCCACTCGTGCTGCTGCGTTTCCTTCTGGACGTGCCGGCGCGGCCTTTTCGCCGCGCGAGCTATCGCTGGCTGCAGCGCCTGCAAAAACCGTCACCGCGCGGCGTGCGGCATCATCTTCGCAACTGGATCATGCCGCTGGTTTTTGCTGCAGGCTTTCTTGCCCTCTTCGCAGCCGCCAATCCGCTGATCGACAAGACGCTGCGCAGCATCGACCTTACCTTCCAGCTGCAACTGTTGAGCATATGGCGCATCGGTTTCTGGCTTGCCGTTGCAGCCTTCCTGTCCCTGCCGCTTCGCCCACGCCTCATGCGGCGACGCCCTCGCCGACGCGATGTCCCCGATATCGCAACCGAGACTGAAGATGCGCTATTCAGCCATGGTGCCCTGCTGCGTTCACTGCTGGTCTTCAACGCGCTGTTTGCCGTGCAGACGCTGCTCGATCTCACCTATCTCTGGGGCGCAGCCAGCCTGCCTGATGATATGACCCATGCCGAATACGCCCATCGCGGCGCCTATCCGCTGATGCTGACAGCAATCCTCGCTGCCATCTTCGTGCTTGCCGCCATGCGGCGCGGCGGACCGGGCGACAGAAGTCTCCTGCTTCGCGGCCTGGTGCTCCTCTGGATCGCGCAGAACATCCTGCTTTGTCTTTCCTCCATTCTGCGGCTCGATCTCTATGTCGAAGTCTATTCGCTGACGGAGCTGCGCGTTGCGGCCGGTATCTGGATGGGGCTGGTCGCGGTCGGTCTCTTCCTCATCCTTCTGCGCATCCTGCTGGATCGCTCCAACGAGTGGCTGATCGCCTTAAGCTCCGCGATGCTGGTTCTCACACTCTATGCCGCCGCATTTGCCGACATTCCTGCCTTCATCGCCCGCTTCAACGTTGCCCATAGTCGCGAGATATCGGGCGAAGGCGTCGTTCTCGATCTCGATTATCTCTCGACGCTCGGCTCGGCGGCCATTCCGGCGCTCGATACCTATCTGGCATCGCTGCCTGCCGACGTGGATGCTCGCAGGGTGCGCGAAGCGCTTCGATGGCAGCACATCGGACGCCCGCGCGACTGGCAAAGCTGGACATATCGCGACGCCCGCCTCGACGACTACCTCAAGCAGACACAACTCTTGCAAGAT